One window of Burkholderia thailandensis E264 genomic DNA carries:
- a CDS encoding HpcH/HpaI aldolase family protein, with protein MSTLTNSLKARLRDGGEPLLGLWLTLASAAATEALAHAGFDWLCIDMEHAPNDSRDVASQLRALAAAHLPSEPVVRVPAREPWLVKRALDAGARTLMFPGIETADEAAHAVRLTRFQAPDAPDGLRGVAGIVRAAAYGMRRDYVHTANAQIATIVQIESARGIDEAERIAATPGVDCVFVGPADLSASLGHLGDTKHPDVAAALERVLAAGRRAGVPVGIFAADTAGARQSIDAGFRVVALSADVVWLLRATRQALQEVRG; from the coding sequence ATGAGCACGCTCACCAATTCCCTGAAGGCGCGTTTGCGCGACGGCGGCGAGCCGCTGCTCGGCCTGTGGTTGACGCTCGCGAGCGCGGCGGCGACCGAGGCGCTCGCGCACGCCGGCTTCGACTGGCTGTGCATCGACATGGAGCACGCGCCGAACGACAGCCGCGACGTCGCCTCGCAACTGCGCGCGCTCGCGGCCGCGCATTTGCCGAGCGAGCCCGTCGTGCGCGTGCCGGCGCGCGAGCCTTGGCTCGTCAAGCGGGCGCTCGACGCGGGCGCGCGCACGCTGATGTTCCCGGGCATCGAGACGGCCGACGAAGCCGCGCATGCGGTAAGGCTCACCCGCTTTCAGGCGCCCGACGCGCCGGACGGGCTGCGCGGCGTCGCGGGGATCGTCCGCGCGGCCGCGTACGGGATGCGGCGCGACTACGTGCACACGGCGAACGCGCAGATCGCGACGATCGTGCAGATCGAATCGGCGCGCGGCATCGACGAAGCCGAGCGGATCGCGGCGACGCCGGGTGTCGACTGCGTGTTTGTCGGGCCTGCCGATCTGTCGGCGAGCCTCGGGCATCTCGGCGATACGAAGCATCCGGACGTCGCGGCCGCGCTCGAGCGCGTGCTCGCGGCTGGGCGTCGCGCCGGCGTGCCGGTCGGCATCTTTGCCGCCGACACGGCCGGCGCGCGCCAGTCTATCGACGCGGGATTCCGCGTGGTCGCGTTGTCGGCGGACGTCGTGTGGCTGCTGCGCGCGACGCGACAGGCGTTGCAGGAGGTGCGAGGATGA
- the queC gene encoding 7-cyano-7-deazaguanine synthase QueC — MIRTDAKDGALVLFSGGQDSATCVAWALERYQTVETLGFDYGQRHRVELECREGVRDALKRRFPQWSHKLGDDHMIDLSVLGAISDTAMTRAIEIETASNGLPNTFVPGRNLLFMTIGAAIAYRRGLRALVGGMCETDFSGYPDCRDDTMKALQVALNLGMDTRFVLETPLMWLDKADTWRLAEQLGGKPLVELIRVETHTCYVGERSELHDWGFGCGECPACKLRKRGFEAYLRGESVTQAPV, encoded by the coding sequence GTGATTCGGACAGACGCTAAGGACGGCGCGCTCGTATTGTTTTCCGGCGGCCAGGATTCGGCCACGTGTGTGGCCTGGGCGCTCGAGCGCTATCAGACCGTCGAGACGCTCGGCTTCGATTATGGCCAGCGCCACCGCGTCGAGCTCGAATGCCGCGAGGGCGTGCGCGATGCGCTGAAGCGGCGTTTTCCGCAGTGGTCGCACAAGCTCGGCGACGATCACATGATCGATCTGTCGGTGCTCGGCGCGATCAGCGACACCGCGATGACGCGCGCGATCGAGATCGAGACGGCGTCGAACGGCCTGCCGAACACGTTCGTGCCGGGCCGCAACCTGCTGTTCATGACGATCGGCGCGGCGATCGCGTATCGGCGCGGGCTGCGCGCGCTCGTCGGCGGCATGTGCGAGACCGATTTCTCCGGCTATCCGGATTGCCGCGACGACACGATGAAGGCGCTGCAGGTCGCGCTCAATCTCGGCATGGACACGCGCTTCGTGCTCGAAACGCCGCTGATGTGGCTCGACAAGGCTGACACGTGGCGGCTCGCCGAGCAACTGGGCGGCAAGCCGCTCGTCGAGCTGATTCGCGTCGAGACGCACACCTGCTACGTCGGCGAGCGCTCGGAACTGCACGACTGGGGCTTCGGCTGCGGCGAGTGCCCGGCATGCAAGCTGCGCAAGCGCGGCTTCGAGGCGTATCTGCGCGGCGAAAGCGTGACGCAGGCACCCGTCTGA
- the mreC gene encoding rod shape-determining protein MreC encodes MEYSPPPLFKQGPSALARLIFFVVLAIALLVSDARFNTLEIARGVLGTVLYPLQRAALVPRDLIVGAAELATSSTALRHENQQLRDRNLKLSLQANQAGQLAADNAHLRAVLELRQQIATQATPVEIQYDTGDPFSQKIIIGHGSQAGIQNGAPVVSEDGVIGQVTRVFPLQSEVTLVTDRDLAIPVQVLRTGLRSVIYGTPKGDALDLRFVPTSADLLAGDELVTSGLDGVYPPGLPVAKVVRVDKLADTAFAHVICAPIAAVRGAREMLVLHYRTDIPPRPATDDAASDAKTAKGKKAAKGADKNAKAADKGAAKGADKGAKPAAPPPAPAQNRPAAAAQPAALLKPAAAPSQGAPR; translated from the coding sequence ATGGAATACAGTCCGCCGCCTCTCTTCAAGCAAGGTCCGTCCGCGCTCGCGCGGCTGATCTTCTTCGTCGTCCTGGCGATCGCGCTCCTCGTCTCGGACGCGCGCTTCAACACGCTCGAAATCGCCCGCGGCGTGCTCGGCACCGTGCTCTATCCGCTGCAGCGCGCGGCGCTCGTGCCGCGCGACCTGATCGTCGGCGCGGCCGAGCTCGCGACGTCGAGCACGGCGCTGCGCCACGAAAACCAGCAATTGCGCGACCGCAACCTGAAGCTGTCGCTGCAGGCGAACCAGGCGGGCCAGCTCGCCGCCGACAACGCGCACCTGCGCGCGGTGCTCGAGCTGCGCCAGCAGATCGCCACGCAGGCGACGCCCGTCGAGATCCAGTACGACACGGGCGATCCGTTCTCGCAGAAGATCATCATCGGCCACGGCTCGCAAGCGGGCATCCAGAACGGCGCGCCCGTCGTCAGCGAGGACGGCGTGATCGGCCAGGTCACCCGCGTGTTTCCGCTGCAGTCGGAAGTCACGCTCGTCACCGACCGCGACCTCGCGATTCCGGTGCAGGTGCTGCGCACCGGGCTGCGCAGCGTGATCTACGGCACGCCGAAGGGCGATGCGCTCGATCTGCGCTTCGTGCCGACGAGCGCCGATCTGCTCGCGGGCGACGAACTCGTGACGAGCGGCCTCGACGGCGTCTATCCGCCGGGGCTGCCGGTCGCGAAGGTCGTGCGCGTCGACAAGCTCGCCGATACGGCGTTCGCGCACGTCATTTGCGCGCCGATTGCGGCGGTGCGCGGCGCGCGCGAGATGCTCGTGCTGCACTACCGCACCGACATCCCGCCGCGGCCCGCCACCGACGACGCCGCGAGCGATGCGAAGACGGCGAAGGGCAAAAAGGCGGCGAAGGGCGCGGACAAGAACGCGAAGGCCGCCGATAAAGGCGCGGCGAAGGGCGCGGACAAAGGCGCGAAGCCGGCCGCCCCGCCACCCGCGCCCGCGCAGAACCGGCCGGCCGCAGCGGCGCAACCCGCCGCTTTGCTCAAGCCCGCGGCCGCGCCGTCGCAAGGAGCGCCGCGATGA
- the rodA gene encoding rod shape-determining protein RodA, whose protein sequence is MQFDKRASLDKIKQMFAGFDRPLALIVFLLLCVGIVTLYSASIDMPGRVEDQLRNIMLTFVLMWVIANIPPQTLMRFAVPLYSFGVALLVAVALFGMTKKGAKRWLNVGVVIQPSEILKIATPLMLAWYYQRRESSLRWYDFVVAFGILMVPVGLIAKQPDLGTAVLVFAAGLFVIYLAGLSYKLIVPVLIAGVLAVGSIAVFEERICQPDVVWPLMHDYQKHRVCTLLDPTSDPLGKGFHTIQAVIAIGSGGPLGKGYLKGTQAHLEFIPEKHTDFIFAVFSEEFGLVGGLVLLTLYMALIARGLYIAAQGATLFGRLLAGSLTLAFFVYAFVNIGMVSGVLPVVGVPLPFMSYGGTALTTLGIAVGLIMSVGRQKRLMKS, encoded by the coding sequence ATGCAATTCGACAAGCGCGCCTCGCTCGACAAGATCAAGCAGATGTTCGCGGGCTTCGACCGGCCGCTCGCGCTCATCGTGTTCCTGCTGCTGTGCGTCGGCATCGTCACGCTTTACAGCGCGAGCATCGACATGCCCGGCCGCGTCGAGGACCAGTTGCGCAACATCATGCTGACGTTCGTGCTGATGTGGGTGATCGCGAACATCCCGCCGCAGACGCTGATGCGCTTCGCCGTGCCGCTCTATTCGTTCGGCGTCGCGCTGCTCGTCGCGGTCGCGCTATTCGGGATGACGAAGAAGGGCGCGAAGCGCTGGCTGAACGTCGGCGTCGTGATCCAGCCGTCCGAGATCCTCAAGATCGCGACGCCGCTGATGCTCGCGTGGTATTACCAGCGGCGCGAAAGCAGCCTGCGCTGGTACGACTTCGTCGTCGCGTTCGGAATCCTGATGGTGCCCGTCGGACTGATCGCGAAGCAGCCGGACCTCGGCACCGCCGTCCTCGTGTTCGCGGCGGGTCTCTTCGTGATCTATCTCGCGGGGCTGTCTTACAAGCTGATCGTGCCCGTGCTCATCGCCGGCGTGCTCGCGGTCGGCTCGATCGCCGTGTTCGAGGAACGCATCTGCCAGCCCGACGTCGTCTGGCCGCTGATGCACGATTATCAGAAGCACCGCGTCTGCACGCTGCTCGATCCGACGTCCGATCCGCTCGGCAAGGGCTTTCACACGATCCAGGCGGTGATCGCGATCGGCTCCGGCGGCCCGCTCGGCAAGGGGTATCTGAAGGGCACGCAGGCGCACCTCGAATTCATTCCGGAAAAGCACACCGACTTCATCTTCGCGGTGTTCTCCGAGGAGTTCGGGCTCGTCGGCGGGCTCGTGCTGCTGACGCTGTACATGGCGCTGATCGCGCGCGGGCTCTACATCGCCGCGCAGGGCGCGACGCTGTTCGGGCGGCTGCTCGCGGGCTCGCTCACGCTCGCGTTCTTCGTCTACGCGTTCGTCAACATCGGGATGGTGAGCGGCGTGCTGCCCGTTGTCGGCGTGCCGCTGCCGTTCATGAGCTATGGCGGCACGGCGCTCACGACGCTCGGCATCGCCGTCGGGCTCATCATGAGCGTCGGGCGGCAGAAGCGGCTGATGAAGAGTTGA
- the queD gene encoding 6-carboxytetrahydropterin synthase QueD, with amino-acid sequence MLITRKLEFDAGHRIPDHRSQCRNLHGHRYVLEITLRGDLVETEGAPDRGMVMDFADVKGLAMEHLVSKWDHAFLVYARDEIVRSFLEKMADHKTVVLDRIPTVENLAAIAFDILANVYDAHYGVNLRLERVRLYETPNCWADVERDPRV; translated from the coding sequence GTGCTGATTACCCGAAAACTCGAATTCGACGCGGGGCACCGCATCCCCGATCACCGCAGCCAGTGCCGGAATCTGCACGGGCATCGCTACGTGCTCGAAATCACGCTGCGCGGCGATCTCGTCGAGACCGAGGGCGCGCCCGACCGCGGGATGGTGATGGATTTCGCGGACGTGAAGGGGCTCGCGATGGAGCATCTCGTCAGCAAGTGGGATCACGCGTTTCTCGTCTATGCGCGCGACGAAATCGTGCGCTCGTTCCTCGAAAAGATGGCCGATCACAAGACGGTCGTCCTCGACCGGATTCCGACCGTCGAGAATCTCGCGGCGATCGCGTTCGACATCCTCGCGAACGTGTACGACGCGCACTATGGCGTCAATCTGCGCCTCGAGCGCGTGCGTCTGTACGAAACGCCGAACTGCTGGGCCGACGTCGAGCGCGATCCGCGCGTCTGA
- the queE gene encoding 7-carboxy-7-deazaguanine synthase, with amino-acid sequence MTYTVKEIFYTLQGEGANAGRPAVFCRFAGCNLWTGREADRGDAVCRFCDTDFVGTDGENGGKFKDAASLAAKIASLWPPGEAHRFVVCTGGEPMLQLDQPLVDALHAAGFTIAIETNGSLPVLESIDWICVSPKADAPLVVTKGNELKVVVPQDNQRLADYAKLDFEHFLVQPMDGPSRELNTKLAIDWCKRHPQWRLSMQTHKYLNIP; translated from the coding sequence ATGACGTACACGGTCAAGGAAATCTTCTACACGTTGCAGGGCGAGGGCGCGAACGCCGGTCGTCCGGCCGTGTTCTGCCGGTTCGCCGGCTGCAACCTGTGGACAGGGCGCGAAGCGGATCGCGGCGACGCGGTATGCCGCTTTTGCGACACCGACTTCGTCGGCACCGACGGCGAGAACGGCGGCAAGTTCAAGGATGCCGCATCGCTCGCGGCGAAGATCGCGTCGCTCTGGCCGCCAGGCGAGGCGCATCGCTTCGTCGTCTGCACGGGCGGCGAGCCGATGCTGCAGCTCGATCAGCCGCTCGTCGACGCGCTGCACGCGGCGGGCTTCACGATCGCGATCGAGACAAACGGCTCGCTGCCCGTGCTCGAATCGATCGACTGGATTTGCGTGAGCCCGAAGGCGGATGCGCCGCTCGTCGTCACGAAGGGCAACGAACTGAAGGTGGTGGTGCCGCAGGACAACCAGCGCCTTGCCGATTACGCGAAGCTCGACTTCGAGCATTTCCTCGTGCAGCCGATGGACGGCCCGTCGCGTGAGCTCAATACGAAGCTCGCGATCGACTGGTGCAAGCGCCATCCGCAGTGGCGGCTGTCGATGCAGACGCACAAGTACCTGAACATTCCTTGA
- the mreD gene encoding rod shape-determining protein MreD produces MSRPQYILQPVNPYFIVFSLAAAFLLNLMPWGRIPGVPDFVALVLLFWNIHQPRKVGMGVAFALGILMDVHDASLLGEHALAYTLLSYGAITIHRRVLWLPLGVQIFYVAPLLVLAQLVPFVIRLLMGAAFPGWSYLVDGFVEAALWPVASHLLLMPQRRPVDPDDTRPI; encoded by the coding sequence ATGAGCCGCCCTCAGTACATCCTGCAGCCCGTCAATCCGTACTTCATCGTCTTCAGCCTCGCGGCCGCGTTCCTGCTGAACCTGATGCCGTGGGGCCGGATTCCCGGCGTGCCCGATTTCGTCGCGCTCGTCCTGCTGTTCTGGAACATCCATCAGCCGCGCAAGGTCGGCATGGGCGTCGCGTTCGCGCTCGGCATCCTGATGGACGTCCACGACGCGAGCCTCCTCGGCGAGCACGCGCTCGCGTACACGCTGCTGTCGTACGGCGCGATCACGATCCACCGGCGCGTGCTGTGGCTGCCGCTTGGCGTGCAGATCTTCTACGTCGCGCCGCTTCTCGTGCTCGCGCAACTCGTGCCGTTCGTGATCCGGCTGCTGATGGGCGCCGCGTTCCCCGGCTGGAGCTATCTCGTCGATGGCTTCGTGGAGGCGGCGCTGTGGCCGGTCGCGAGTCATCTGCTGCTGATGCCGCAGCGCCGTCCGGTCGACCCGGACGACACGCGGCCGATCTGA
- a CDS encoding tetratricopeptide repeat protein: MNGKRRGAPFSVRARHALRGAAAGALVSAAFGAVAGGAFAQASGAPGRSNPGRETESAVADYNAGSLRAALVQFHDAAARGNRLAAFDYAMMLINGEGVTANVPEGLRWLRRAADAGMSQAQYVYGRMLDDGEFVARDPAVAHVWFLKAARQGHVQAELALANQFLDGRGTPRDNRQAFAWYKRAADAGEPVSQYVTASFYERGGDGVTRNLDIARAYYAAAAAQGDDAAALKYRELTAVSKAGAGGGAAPKPSN, from the coding sequence ATGAACGGGAAACGCCGCGGCGCGCCGTTCTCCGTGCGCGCGCGGCACGCGCTTCGCGGCGCGGCGGCGGGTGCGCTCGTCTCGGCGGCATTCGGGGCGGTGGCAGGCGGCGCGTTCGCGCAGGCGTCGGGCGCGCCGGGCCGGTCGAATCCGGGGCGCGAGACGGAGTCGGCGGTTGCCGACTACAACGCGGGCAGCCTGCGCGCGGCGCTCGTGCAGTTTCACGACGCGGCGGCGCGCGGCAACCGCCTCGCCGCGTTCGACTACGCGATGATGCTGATCAACGGCGAAGGCGTGACGGCGAACGTGCCGGAAGGGTTGCGCTGGCTGCGGCGCGCGGCGGATGCGGGGATGTCGCAGGCGCAGTACGTGTACGGCCGGATGCTGGACGACGGCGAATTCGTCGCGCGCGATCCGGCGGTCGCGCACGTCTGGTTCCTGAAGGCCGCGCGGCAAGGGCATGTGCAGGCCGAGCTTGCGCTCGCGAACCAGTTTCTCGACGGGCGCGGCACGCCGCGCGACAACCGGCAGGCGTTCGCGTGGTACAAGCGCGCGGCCGATGCGGGCGAGCCGGTTTCGCAATACGTGACCGCGTCGTTCTACGAGCGCGGCGGCGACGGCGTCACCCGCAATCTCGACATCGCCCGTGCGTACTACGCGGCCGCCGCCGCGCAAGGCGACGACGCGGCGGCGCTCAAGTACCGCGAGCTGACGGCGGTGTCGAAGGCGGGGGCGGGCGGCGGGGCGGCGCCGAAGCCATCGAATTGA
- the esaR gene encoding response regulator transcription factor EsaR yields the protein MATILVVDDEMGIRELLSEILSDEGHVVDVAENAQAARDYRLRHAPDLVLLDIWMPDTDGVTLLKEWASQGQLTMPVIMMSGHATIDTAVEATKIGALDFLEKPITLQKLLKSVEHGLARGAAPLPASAATKPAAGASSVASAAALPMLGDDPAAALAGQTTAAIPFDIPLREARDAFERAYFEYHLARENGSMTRVAEKTGLERTHLYRKLKQLGVELGKKPAEGAA from the coding sequence ATGGCAACCATCCTGGTGGTAGATGATGAAATGGGCATCCGGGAATTGCTCTCGGAGATCCTCAGCGACGAAGGGCACGTCGTCGACGTCGCGGAGAACGCGCAGGCCGCGCGCGACTACCGGCTGCGGCATGCGCCCGATCTCGTGCTGCTCGACATCTGGATGCCCGACACCGACGGCGTCACGTTGCTGAAGGAATGGGCGAGCCAGGGACAGCTGACGATGCCCGTCATCATGATGTCGGGGCACGCGACGATCGACACGGCCGTCGAGGCGACGAAGATCGGCGCGCTCGATTTCCTCGAGAAGCCGATCACGCTGCAGAAGCTGCTGAAGTCGGTCGAGCACGGTCTCGCGCGCGGCGCGGCGCCGCTGCCCGCGAGCGCGGCGACGAAGCCGGCGGCGGGAGCGTCGTCGGTCGCGTCGGCGGCCGCGCTGCCGATGCTCGGCGACGATCCCGCCGCCGCGCTCGCGGGCCAGACGACAGCCGCGATCCCTTTCGACATTCCGCTGCGCGAGGCGCGCGACGCGTTCGAGCGCGCGTACTTCGAATATCACCTCGCGCGCGAGAACGGCAGCATGACGCGCGTCGCGGAGAAGACGGGCCTCGAGCGCACGCACCTGTACCGGAAGCTGAAGCAACTCGGCGTCGAGCTCGGCAAGAAGCCGGCCGAAGGCGCGGCATAA
- the mrdA gene encoding penicillin-binding protein 2 has product MTEFKDTQQQLSKFRLRVAAAGVFVFVCFGLLATRFFYLQVWQHGKYALQAEENRISVAPIVPNRGIITDRNGVVLAKNYSAYTLEITPSKLTDTLESTINALSEIVQIDARDRRRFKKLQEDSKNFESLPIRTRLTDGEVARFTAQRWRFPGVDVRARLFRQYPLGPTAAHVIGYIGRISKRDQDRIDAMSDDNDSDPESYDPRRDANNYKGTDYIGKVGVEQSYETELHGITGFEEVEVTAGGRPVRTLSRTQATPGSNLVLSLDIGLQQVAEQAFAGKRGALVAIEPKTGDVLAFVSSPSFDPNSFVDGIDQQTWDELNNSPDKPLLNRPLHGTYPPGSTYKPFMALAGLTLGKRTPGWGFQDPGYFTFGGHTFRNDVRSGQGWVDMNKAIMVSNDTYFYMLARDLGVTAIANFMKPFGFGQLTGIDIQGEARGVLPSPEWKKKTFKKAAQQKWFDGETISLGIGQGYNSFTILQLAHATATLANDGVVMKPHLVKEVENPISRERHLTVPKESGVIPLKQSDLDVVKRGMENVVENPSGTAFKVFRGAPYLAAGKTGTAQVFSLQGGNYRGHLLAEHLRDHALFIAYAPVDHPQIALALIVENGGWGAQSAGPIARRVLDFYLLDRKNPATEAAAVAAAASATEPINAPVIGDATKPVGVAAGFKALPQPTPPTPASGAAGASGASGTETGQASAGAGSPGGDAATGGAAGVSASVTGGAANGSSATPTAGAAASAPPALRRLPSRKPRRTPASGAAITAAAPLDDQRKSPSGDRKKSPQDDNPAVSAAKPAAGGIDE; this is encoded by the coding sequence ATGACCGAATTCAAGGACACACAACAGCAGCTGTCGAAGTTCCGCCTGCGCGTCGCGGCGGCGGGCGTGTTCGTGTTCGTCTGCTTCGGCCTGCTCGCCACGCGGTTCTTCTACCTTCAGGTCTGGCAGCACGGCAAGTACGCGCTGCAGGCCGAGGAGAACCGGATCTCGGTCGCGCCGATCGTCCCGAACCGCGGGATCATCACCGATCGCAACGGCGTCGTCCTCGCGAAGAACTACTCCGCGTACACGCTCGAGATCACGCCGTCGAAGCTGACCGACACGCTCGAAAGCACGATCAACGCGCTCTCCGAGATCGTGCAGATCGACGCGCGCGACCGCCGCCGCTTCAAGAAGCTGCAGGAGGACTCGAAGAACTTCGAGAGCCTGCCGATCCGCACGCGCCTCACCGACGGCGAAGTCGCGCGCTTCACCGCGCAGCGCTGGCGCTTCCCGGGCGTCGACGTGCGCGCGCGCCTGTTCCGCCAATATCCGCTCGGCCCGACGGCCGCGCACGTGATCGGCTACATCGGCCGGATCTCGAAGCGCGACCAGGACAGGATCGACGCGATGAGCGACGACAACGACAGCGATCCGGAAAGCTACGATCCGCGCCGCGACGCGAACAACTACAAGGGCACCGACTACATCGGCAAGGTCGGCGTCGAACAGAGCTACGAGACCGAGCTGCACGGAATCACGGGCTTCGAGGAAGTCGAGGTGACGGCGGGCGGGCGGCCCGTGCGCACGCTGTCGCGCACGCAGGCGACGCCCGGCAGCAACCTCGTGCTGTCGCTCGACATCGGGCTGCAGCAGGTCGCCGAGCAGGCGTTCGCCGGCAAGCGCGGCGCGCTCGTCGCGATCGAGCCGAAAACGGGCGACGTGCTCGCGTTCGTGTCGTCGCCGAGCTTCGATCCGAATTCGTTCGTCGACGGCATCGACCAGCAGACCTGGGACGAGTTGAACAACTCGCCCGACAAGCCGCTCCTGAACCGGCCGCTGCACGGCACCTATCCGCCCGGCTCGACGTACAAGCCGTTCATGGCGCTCGCGGGCCTCACGCTCGGCAAGCGCACGCCCGGCTGGGGCTTCCAGGACCCCGGCTACTTCACGTTCGGCGGCCACACGTTCCGCAACGACGTGCGCTCGGGCCAGGGCTGGGTCGACATGAACAAGGCGATCATGGTGTCGAACGATACGTACTTCTACATGCTCGCGCGCGACCTCGGCGTGACCGCGATCGCGAACTTCATGAAGCCGTTCGGCTTCGGCCAGCTCACGGGCATCGACATCCAGGGCGAGGCGCGCGGGGTCCTGCCGTCGCCCGAATGGAAGAAGAAGACGTTCAAGAAGGCCGCGCAGCAGAAATGGTTCGACGGTGAAACGATCAGCCTCGGGATCGGCCAGGGCTACAACTCGTTCACGATCCTGCAGCTCGCGCACGCCACGGCGACGCTCGCGAACGATGGCGTGGTGATGAAGCCGCACCTGGTGAAGGAGGTCGAGAACCCGATTTCGCGCGAGCGGCACCTGACGGTGCCGAAGGAAAGCGGCGTGATCCCGCTCAAGCAGAGCGACCTCGACGTCGTGAAGCGCGGAATGGAGAACGTCGTCGAGAACCCGTCGGGCACCGCGTTCAAGGTGTTCCGCGGCGCGCCGTACCTCGCGGCGGGCAAGACCGGCACCGCGCAGGTGTTCTCGCTGCAGGGCGGCAACTACCGCGGCCACCTGCTTGCCGAGCATCTGCGCGATCACGCGCTCTTCATCGCGTACGCGCCTGTCGACCATCCGCAGATCGCGCTCGCGCTGATCGTCGAGAACGGCGGCTGGGGCGCGCAATCGGCGGGCCCGATCGCGCGGCGCGTGCTCGATTTCTACCTGCTCGACCGCAAGAATCCGGCGACGGAGGCGGCAGCCGTCGCGGCGGCCGCGTCGGCGACGGAGCCGATCAACGCGCCCGTGATCGGCGATGCGACGAAGCCCGTCGGCGTTGCGGCCGGGTTCAAGGCGCTGCCGCAGCCGACGCCGCCCACGCCGGCGAGCGGCGCGGCCGGCGCATCGGGCGCGAGCGGAACGGAGACGGGGCAAGCAAGCGCGGGCGCCGGCTCGCCGGGCGGCGACGCCGCGACCGGCGGCGCCGCCGGCGTCTCGGCGAGCGTGACGGGCGGCGCGGCCAACGGGTCGAGCGCCACGCCGACGGCGGGCGCCGCCGCGAGCGCGCCGCCTGCGCTGCGCCGCCTGCCGTCGCGCAAGCCGCGGCGCACGCCGGCGAGCGGCGCGGCGATCACGGCCGCGGCCCCGCTCGACGACCAGCGGAAGTCCCCGTCGGGAGACCGGAAAAAGTCCCCGCAGGACGACAACCCTGCCGTCTCCGCCGCCAAGCCGGCGGCGGGCGGCATCGACGAGTAA
- a CDS encoding rod shape-determining protein, with product MFGFLRSYFSNDLAIDLGTANTLIYMRGKGIVLDEPSVVSIRQEGGPNGKKTIQAVGKEAKQMLGKVPGNIEAIRPMKDGVIADFTVTEQMIKQFIKTAHESRMFSPSPRIIICVPCGSTQVERRAIKEAAHGAGASQVYLIEEPMAAAIGAGLPVSEATGSMVVDIGGGTTEVGVISLGGIVYKGSVRVGGDKFDEAIVNYIRRNYGMLIGEQTAEAIKKEIGSAFPGSEVKEMEVKGRNLSEGIPRSFTISSNEILEALTDPLNQIVSSVKIALEQTPPELGADIAERGMMLTGGGALLRDLDRLLAEETGLPVLVAEDPLTCVVRGSGMALERMDKLGSIFSYE from the coding sequence ATGTTCGGTTTTTTGCGCAGCTATTTCTCCAACGATCTCGCGATCGATCTCGGCACCGCAAACACCCTGATCTACATGCGCGGCAAGGGCATCGTGCTCGATGAGCCGTCCGTCGTCTCGATCCGCCAGGAAGGCGGCCCGAACGGCAAGAAAACGATTCAAGCAGTGGGCAAGGAAGCGAAGCAGATGCTCGGCAAGGTGCCCGGCAACATCGAGGCGATCCGTCCGATGAAAGACGGCGTGATCGCCGATTTCACGGTCACCGAGCAGATGATCAAGCAGTTCATCAAGACTGCGCACGAATCGCGGATGTTCTCGCCGTCGCCGCGCATCATCATCTGCGTGCCGTGCGGCTCGACCCAGGTCGAGCGCCGCGCGATCAAGGAGGCGGCCCACGGCGCGGGCGCGTCGCAGGTCTACCTGATCGAGGAGCCGATGGCGGCCGCGATCGGCGCGGGCCTGCCGGTGTCGGAGGCGACGGGCTCGATGGTCGTCGACATCGGCGGCGGCACGACGGAAGTCGGCGTGATCTCGCTCGGCGGCATCGTGTACAAGGGTTCGGTGCGCGTCGGCGGCGACAAGTTCGACGAGGCGATCGTCAACTACATCCGCCGCAACTACGGGATGCTGATCGGCGAGCAGACGGCCGAGGCGATCAAGAAGGAGATCGGCTCCGCGTTCCCGGGCTCCGAAGTCAAGGAAATGGAAGTGAAGGGCCGCAACCTGTCGGAAGGCATTCCGCGCAGCTTCACGATCTCCAGCAACGAAATCCTCGAGGCCCTGACCGATCCGCTGAACCAGATCGTGTCATCGGTGAAAATCGCGCTCGAGCAGACGCCGCCGGAACTCGGCGCGGACATCGCCGAGCGCGGCATGATGCTCACGGGCGGCGGCGCGCTGCTGCGCGACCTCGATCGCCTGCTCGCCGAGGAAACCGGCCTGCCCGTGCTCGTCGCCGAGGACCCGCTCACCTGCGTCGTGCGCGGCTCCGGGATGGCGCTCGAACGGATGGACAAGCTCGGCAGCATCTTCTCGTACGAGTGA